In Desulfomonile tiedjei DSM 6799, a genomic segment contains:
- the scpB gene encoding methylmalonyl-CoA decarboxylase, producing the protein MGLVELAFSDWIGTITLNNPKKLNALSEELIKDFCDALEELKRQSVRVVILRAPAGSKIFSAGHDMRELPLDGRDPLTYTDPLRLAVRTIEYFPAPIIAMVEGSVWGGACELVLSCDIIIAAEDVTFAITPAKIGVPYNISGVQNLIITGGTHICKEMLFAAQPFPVKRLVDAEIVNRAVPIDQLETVAQTLAEQISKNSPLVISLLKEEIRLLSTSHNLSPETFERVQSMRRSVYDSDDYQEGIKAFFEKRPPIFKGK; encoded by the coding sequence ATGGGATTGGTAGAATTGGCTTTTTCAGACTGGATAGGCACTATTACACTCAATAATCCAAAAAAACTCAATGCGTTGAGTGAAGAGCTGATAAAAGATTTCTGTGACGCTTTGGAAGAGTTGAAACGACAAAGCGTAAGGGTTGTCATTCTTAGAGCGCCTGCCGGGTCGAAGATTTTTTCCGCGGGTCATGACATGCGCGAACTACCCCTGGATGGTCGCGATCCGTTGACGTACACCGACCCGCTCAGACTGGCTGTAAGGACCATCGAGTACTTTCCTGCTCCCATAATCGCCATGGTGGAGGGGAGCGTATGGGGCGGAGCATGTGAGCTGGTGCTGAGCTGCGACATAATTATCGCGGCTGAAGACGTAACCTTTGCTATCACTCCTGCGAAAATCGGAGTGCCGTACAACATCTCGGGAGTCCAGAATCTCATTATCACCGGCGGAACCCATATCTGCAAAGAAATGTTGTTTGCAGCACAACCTTTTCCCGTGAAACGATTGGTCGATGCGGAAATAGTGAACCGGGCAGTCCCAATCGATCAGTTGGAGACGGTTGCTCAAACCCTTGCCGAGCAGATCTCCAAAAACTCACCACTTGTAATCAGTCTTCTCAAGGAAGAAATCAGGTTGTTGTCGACGTCGCATAATCTCAGTCCTGAGACGTTCGAGAGGGTGCAGAGCATGCGCCGCAGCGTGTACGACAGCGATGACTACCAGGAAGGAATCAAAGCGTTCTTTGAAAAACGACCGCCAATTTTTAAGGGCAAATGA
- a CDS encoding cytochrome c3 family protein produces the protein MKSPSNVYLSACLILGCILLGTFGYIEYRHRTPEWKQYQLKGFELARERLEQQLAAEQSGEKRQEIASEISSLKNKKPEIIEVSPFGGKLPVERCLTCHLGIEDLSKSHPNTVFGCVTCHGGNGPDLTVKGAHAGLRGGRNPARLDLAAASCGGQKSALGSCHSQREHPLLNRVENVPRSIMATNAGIIGILRFQWGLESTSESEFAIKSVSDGKTTLSPVHAEKTESGVFNIAESHFRKFCAACHLWGSRPRETMGRLEGCPACHAPYGDRGHYSGGDPTIKRDETGHPATHTITNLIPNDRCRACHNRSARIGLNYHGEMESSQYGTPFVHGQLNNDILSDGRFYWKLVPDVHHEKGMACIDCHTGQDTMGDGSVHKFMKDQIEVRCEDCHGSRKTPPATMTVESKDPLIHTLVRGSPFIRLNDGDTILKTSKGRPLPNVRLTEKGFALTGKLTGKQHPVNVVTGKKNHGIPGHDRLECDSCHSAWSPQCYGCHQVLDFTNRGTDHLTGKQTQGRWAEGRGFFRYERHVYGINSRGKVGILVPGCQVWNTVVDADGKIVPPFDSAITKLRNGNSSVAIGPTHPHTTRKEVPRCVDCHLDPKALGLGEGVATFKSKENQVAVEPLYDSRASGLKIPYSIDSVVDANGKELQGTSHQLARGFNQEELRRITSIARCLPCHDRYDDPVWTKPGPYKETAACLKALEEMQRKQE, from the coding sequence GTGAAATCCCCGTCAAATGTCTATCTCTCAGCATGCCTGATTCTGGGATGCATACTTCTGGGCACATTTGGGTATATCGAATACAGGCATCGCACCCCTGAGTGGAAGCAGTATCAGCTCAAAGGTTTCGAACTTGCTCGGGAGCGTTTGGAACAACAGCTCGCCGCAGAGCAATCCGGCGAGAAGAGGCAGGAAATCGCATCCGAAATAAGTTCCCTCAAAAACAAGAAACCCGAAATCATAGAAGTAAGCCCGTTTGGAGGGAAGCTGCCGGTAGAAAGGTGCCTCACGTGTCATCTCGGAATCGAGGACCTGTCAAAATCTCATCCTAACACGGTATTCGGCTGTGTGACATGTCATGGAGGGAACGGACCCGACTTGACGGTAAAGGGTGCACATGCCGGACTGAGAGGCGGACGCAATCCTGCTCGCCTCGACCTTGCCGCTGCAAGCTGTGGAGGACAAAAGAGTGCTCTGGGATCCTGCCATTCTCAGAGAGAGCACCCGCTCTTGAATCGAGTCGAGAATGTCCCTCGTTCGATCATGGCCACGAATGCCGGTATAATCGGAATACTCAGATTCCAATGGGGGCTGGAGTCAACTTCGGAATCCGAATTTGCCATAAAAAGTGTTTCGGACGGGAAAACGACGCTTTCACCCGTGCATGCGGAAAAAACGGAATCAGGCGTCTTCAACATTGCGGAGAGCCACTTCAGAAAATTCTGCGCAGCCTGCCATTTGTGGGGTTCCCGTCCCAGGGAAACCATGGGCCGGCTGGAGGGATGCCCTGCCTGTCATGCCCCCTACGGAGACCGGGGGCACTATTCCGGAGGAGATCCCACAATCAAACGGGATGAAACGGGACATCCCGCAACCCACACGATAACAAACCTTATACCGAACGATCGGTGCAGAGCCTGCCACAATCGAAGCGCGCGAATAGGCCTCAACTATCACGGAGAAATGGAAAGCTCTCAGTACGGAACGCCGTTTGTGCATGGACAGCTCAATAACGATATCCTGAGCGACGGCCGGTTCTATTGGAAACTGGTGCCGGATGTGCATCATGAAAAAGGAATGGCTTGCATAGATTGCCACACAGGCCAGGACACCATGGGCGACGGATCTGTCCACAAATTTATGAAAGATCAGATAGAGGTCCGCTGCGAAGACTGTCACGGTTCCAGGAAAACTCCTCCCGCTACCATGACCGTGGAGAGCAAAGATCCGCTGATTCATACTCTCGTGAGAGGTTCGCCGTTTATTCGGCTCAATGATGGAGATACCATTCTCAAGACTTCCAAGGGCCGGCCTCTGCCGAATGTGAGACTCACGGAAAAAGGTTTCGCGCTTACCGGAAAGCTGACAGGAAAGCAGCACCCCGTGAACGTTGTCACCGGCAAGAAGAATCATGGGATTCCCGGCCACGATCGCCTGGAATGTGATTCGTGCCACAGCGCATGGAGTCCTCAGTGTTACGGTTGCCACCAGGTTCTGGATTTCACCAATCGCGGAACCGATCACCTGACCGGGAAGCAGACTCAAGGGCGATGGGCGGAAGGAAGAGGATTCTTCAGGTATGAGCGGCATGTGTACGGCATTAATTCCCGCGGAAAGGTGGGCATTCTGGTTCCCGGGTGCCAGGTCTGGAATACCGTAGTGGATGCAGACGGAAAAATCGTGCCCCCGTTCGATTCTGCCATAACGAAATTGCGTAACGGGAATTCCTCTGTCGCCATTGGCCCGACACACCCGCATACCACGAGGAAAGAAGTCCCGAGGTGCGTGGATTGCCATCTGGACCCGAAAGCACTCGGACTCGGGGAAGGAGTGGCTACTTTCAAATCCAAAGAAAATCAGGTGGCTGTGGAACCGCTCTACGATTCCCGAGCGTCAGGCCTGAAAATCCCATACTCTATAGACAGCGTTGTGGACGCGAACGGAAAAGAGCTGCAGGGCACATCACACCAGCTTGCTCGCGGGTTCAACCAGGAAGAACTTCGGAGAATAACTTCAATTGCGCGCTGTCTCCCCTGTCACGATCGATACGACGATCCTGTATGGACCAAACCCGGGCCGTACAAAGAAACCGCGGCATGTCTGAAAGCACTTGAGGAGATGCAGCGAAAGCAGGAGTGA